GCATCGAGGGATTGGAGAAGAGTTTCAACGACCTGCTCCTGCCGTCATCCACCAAGTACACCGTGCAGAAGGATGCGGCCGGCAAAAGGCTGTCATCACTGGAAAGCGGCGACAGAAGTTCTTTCAACGGCCAGGACCTGCGCCTGACCCTCGACAGCCAGGTACAGCTGGCCACCGAAGAGGCGCTGGCGCGCAGCGTGATCCGGGCCAAGGGCAAATCCGGGATGGCGCTGGTGGTCGAGGTGCCCACGGGCGATATTCTGGCCTGGGGGCATTATCCGTTCTTCAATCCCAACGCGGTCAAGAAGATCCGCGGGGAGTGGAAGAACCGCATGGCCGTGGATATTTTCGAGCCGGGCTCGACCATGAAGCCCATCATGGTCGCGGCGGCATTGCAGGAGAAGGTCTGTACTCCGGGCAAGGAGTACTACTGCGAAAACGGGAAGTGGAGCGTCAAGGGGCGTCGCGTCAAGGACACGCACAAGTACGAGAACCTGACCGTAAGCAAGATCATCCGCTATTCGAGCAATATCGGCGCGGCCAAGATCGGGCTTGAGCTCGGCGCCGCCAAGCTGAATCGATATCTGCAGGATCTCGGCTTCGGGCGCCGGACCGGCCTGCCCCTGCCCGGTGAATCGGCGGGGCTGCTCAATCCGGTCAGCCAATGGAAGGATGTCGAGCTGGCCAATATTTCTTTTGGGCAAGGCCTGGCCGTGACCATGCTGCAACTGGCCGATGCGTATCTGTGCATCGCCAACGACGGGGTCCGACTGCCTTTGCGCCTCATGCACGAGGCCGACAAGCCGGTGCAGGGCACCCGCGTCTTTGACTCGAATGTGGCCAAAATGGTCATGGCCATGATGGAAGAGGTGGTTCAGGAGGACGGCACCGGCACCCAGGCGCGCATCGAAGGCGTGCGGGTCGCGGGCAAGACCGGGACGGCCCAGAAAGCGAGTCCGACCGGCGGTTACGGCGGGGACTATGTCGCGTCGTTCGTGGCCATTTTTCCGGCGGACAAGCCCCGCTATCTGGTCTGCATGATGGTCGATGAGCCAAAGGCCGGGCATTACGGCGGCGTGCTGGTTGCCCCCGAGGTTCGCAACATCGGGGTCCAGCTGCTCAACTCCTCGGGCATGTTGGCCGAACCGGTGGATGCGATGCAGATGGCGAAGGTTTCGCCGGACCGATTTTCGGCCCCGGTGAAACGATCGGAACACATCAGCGTTGACGGGGAATTCATGCCGGACCTGCAGGGCGCGACAGTGCGCGAAGCGCTTGAGATACTTGTGGCGCGAGGGATCGTGCCTTCGGTCAAGGGCCAGGGCGTTATCATCGAAAAGCAAAAACCGCTCCCCGGCGAGAAGTGGCCGACGGACAAAAAATGTCAGCTCTGGCTGACTGGGCAACCGGGTTAGAAATGAATCAGATGAACCTTGATACCGTGCTTGAAATGCTTCGTGGCGGAACCGGGCTGCGCACCCACTCTGGTGCGGTGACGCCTGGCGACGTTTTCGTGGCCCTTTCCGGGACACGGGTCGACGGTGCGCGGTTCATCGATGACGCGGTGGCTCGCGGCGCTCGAGTCGTGGTGCATGGCGAGGGCGTCGATGTCCCCCGCCATGAGGGCGTTTTTTGTCTGGCGGTGCAGAGCCCCGCGCAGACTCTCGGAGTGCTGGCCCTTGCGGCGTTCGGAACGCAATCGCACCTGCCGAGGATCATCGGCGTGACCGGAACCAACGGCAAGACGACCACCGCGCATCTGATCCATTTTCTGCTGAGCCGCAACGGCATGGCCACCGGCCTCATCGGCACGGTGCATTGCTCCTGGCCCGGCGTCCAGGTCTCGGCGACAATGACCACGCCGGACTGCCTGAGCCTGCACGAGATTATCGGACGCATGGTCCGTGACGGCGTCGACAATCTGGTCATGGAAGTTTCCTCCCACGCCCTGGATCAGGAACGCATCGCCGGACTGCCCATGGAAGTGGGCGTGTTCAGCAACCTGACTCAGGACCATCTGGACTACCACGGGGACATGCAGCGCTACTTCGAAGCCAAGGCGCGCCTGTTTCTGGATGGTCCGGCGAGTTGCGCCAAGGGGCTCGTCAATGTCGACGACGAGTATGGGCGGCGTCTGAAAGAGATGCGTCCCGATCTGCTCGGATTCGGACTCGACTCCGAGGACGCCGGACTGCGGTGCCGGATCCTTGCCGCCGGGCCTTGGGGCATGACTCTTGGCCTGAGTCATGACGGGCATGCCTGGGAGCTGCGCACGGGTCTGGTGGGCCGTCACAACGCCTATAACCTGCTCTCGGCCGTGGGTACGGGGCTGCTGCTCGGTCTGACTCCGGCGCAGTGCGATTGCCTGAGCCAGGCTCCGGGCGCTCCCGGCCGCCTGGAACGGGTGCCCAATGAGCGCGGGCTCGATATTTTCATTGATTACGCGCACACCCCCGACGCGCTTGAAAAAGTTTCGGTGGCGCTCAAATCCATGGGTTTCAAGCGCCTGCTTACGGTGTTCGGTTGCGGCGGGGACCGTGACGCGAGCAAGCGTCCGCTCATGGGCGAGGCCGTGGCCCGACACGCCGACGTGGCCGTGGTCACTTCGGACAACCCCCGCACCGAAGACCCGGATTCCATCATCGACCAGATCGAGCCGGGTCTTGCAAAAGCGCGCCGGGTCCTGCGCGAGGCCGACCGGCGCAAGGCCATAGCGCTGGCCCTTGAGACCATGGAACCGGGCGACGCGTTGCTCATCGCGGGCAAGGGCCATGAGGATTATCAGATCATAGGTACGCAAAAGCGTCATTTTTCGGACTTCGAGGTCGTGCGGGAGTGCCTGTCATGAACATGACCTTGCAGCAGATCGCCTCCGCCATGGCCGCGAGCATCGAGCAGAGCCACGACCAGCCTGTGTGCCGGGTGAGCATCGACAGCCGTGCCGTCCGCCAGGGCGACCTCTTTTTCTGCATCGTCGGGCAGAAGCTCGACGGGCATGAATTCGCGCGGCAGGCGGTGGCGAACGGTGCCTGCGCCGTGGTGGCCAGCGCGCCTCTTGATCTGGATGTTCCGGTGTTGCTGGTACGTGACACGACATCGGCTCTGGGCCGACTGGCTCGGGTCTGGCGGGAAGGAACCCGCGCCAGGGTCATCGGCGTCAGTGGATCGGCGGGCAAGACCACGGTCAAGGAGATGCTGGCGCAGGTGCTGTCTGCGGCCGGGCGCACCGCCAAGAATTTCCGCAATCTGAACAATCAGATCGGCCTGCCCCTGTCCATTCTGGAGATGGACGGAGATGAGGATTTCTGGGTCCTGGAACTTGGCATCAGCCAGCCCGGCGACATGGATGAGCTTGGCTATATCCTGGCCCCTGACGCGGCGCTTCTGGTCAACATCGGCGCCTGCCATCTGGAAGGGCTCGGCAGTCTGTCCGGAGTGGCGGAGCAGAAATCCATTTTGCTCGATCATGTCCGCAAGGGCGGGTTCGCCTGCGTCAATGCAGACTATCCCGAGCTTTTGCAGCAAAGCGCCAGGCGAGATCCGAAGCTGGTGACCTTTTCCGGAGCCGGAGCCCGGGCCGACTATTCGTGTCTGCGGCAGGAGAACGTCGAGGGGTCCATTTCCTACACCGTGCGCGTCAAGGGTGAAGAGCTGCGCTGCAAGGTGTCGCACAACGTGCATATCGCCGAGAACCTGGCCGCGGTCGTGGCCATGGCCATGGAGCTGGGCCTGGGCATGGCGGCCATCGAGTCCTCCCTGGCGGAATACAGCCCGGTGACCCAGCGATTCGCGCAGAGCCGTGTCGGAACGTGGCTTTTCATCGACGACACCTACAACGCCAATCCCGTGTCCATGGCACGCTCCATCCGCGAAGCCGGGCGTCTTGGCGAAGGCAAGCGGCTGGTGCTGGTTCTTGGCGACATGCTCGAACTGGGCGCGGACAGTTCCCGCGCTCATCGTGAACTGGGCGAATTGATCGCGGACACGGGCGCGTCACACTGCTTTTTTCAGGGGAATCACGCACAGGACGTGGAGGCCGGACTCGGCGGATTCACAGGTGTTTTCAAGAAAGTGTCCGGGGCTGAAGAGGTTTTGCAAGCTTTGAGCGCAGTGCGCTGCGAGCAAGGCGTGATGCTCTTCAAGGGGTCGCGGGGATGTAAAATGGAGCAGTATTATTCTGCGCTGGAAAGGAGTTGGGCATGATTTATCATCTGCTGTACCCCCTTAGCGACCAAGTCAGTATGCTAAACGTGTTTCGTTACATCACGTTCAGATCCATCTATGCCATGCTGACTGCGCTTATCCTGTCGATAATCATCGGCCCAATTTTTATCAGATGGTTGCGCAAGCTTAAATTTGGCCAATATATAAAAGAATGCGGTCCGGATCATCAGGCCAAGAGCGGAACTCCGACCATGGGTGGCCTGCTGTTCGGATTCTGCATGCTGTTCAGTGTCTTTTTGTGGAGCGATCTGAGCAACAAGTACATATGGCTGACGGTGATGGTTTTTCTTGGTTTCGGGGCGGTCGGATTTGTCGACGACTACATAAAGGTCGTGCGCAGGCACAACGACGGGCTCTCCCCCAGGATCAAGCTCCTCGGACAGCTGATCGTCAGTGTCGGCGCGGTCTCCTTGCTGGTTTCGTTTCCGGAATATTCGACCAAGCTCATGGTTCCGTTCTTCAAGAATTTCAATCCGGACCTGACCTGGATGTATGTCCCGTTCGGGCTTTTCGTCATGATCGGGGCCTCCAACGGAGTGAACCTGACCGACGGCCTCGACGGTCTGGCCATCGGCCCAGCCGTGGTTTCGGCCGGGTGTTTCGCCCTCTTCGTCTATGTGGCCGGCCATGTGAATCTCGCCAACTACCTGCAGGTTTCCTACATCGCGGGGGTCGGCGAGGTCACGGTGATCTGCGGGGCCATGGTCGGGGCGGGCCTTGGGTTCTTGTGGTTCAACGCCTTCCCGGCCCAAGTCTTCATGGGCGACGTGGGCAGCCTGAGCATCGGGGGCACGCTGGGTTTCATCGCCATCCTGTGCAAGCAGGAACTGCTGCTGGTCATCGTGGGCGGCCTCTTCGTGGTCGAGACCCTGTCGGTGATCCTGCAGGTCGGATATTTCAAGGTCAGCGGTGGGAAGCGGATCTTTCGCATGGCGCCCCTGCACCATCATTTCGAGAAGAAAGGCATTCACGAGTCGAAAATCATCATCCGTTTCTGGATTCTGTCGCTTCTTTTGGCGGTCATGGCTCTGGGAACACTCAAACTGAGGTAGGAAGGGCATGCGCGAATTCATCCATGAAGATCAGCTTCGCGGTCACATCGCGATCGTGCTGGGGGCGGGAGCCTCGGGCATCGCGGCGGCGCGTCTTCTGGTGAAGATGGGCGCGTCCGTGCGCGTGCTGGAGAAGAACGAAGCCTGTGCCGCCAAGGTCCCCGCCGATCTGGGCTTCACGGTCTGCGCGGGCGAGCACGAACCAGAGCATTTCGCGGGCGCCAACCTGATCGTGCTCAGCCCGGGCATTGCCCGCTCGAAAGTCGCGCACCTTCTGCCTGCGGGCGTACAGGTGGTTTCCGAGCTGGAGCTGGCGAGCTGGTTTGTGTCCGAGCCCATCATCGCGGTGACCGGGACTAACGGTAAAACAACGACCACGACCCTCATCAGCCGCATTCTCGAAGTCAACGGCAAGAAGGTCTTCATCGGCGGCAATATCGGCACGCCCCAGTGCGAATACCTGCTGGGAGGCGAGCAGGCCGACATCCTGGTGCTCGAAGTGTCGAGCTTTCAGTTGCAGAACTCCCCGTCCTTTCACCCCCGGGT
This portion of the Desulfomicrobium macestii genome encodes:
- a CDS encoding UDP-N-acetylmuramoyl-tripeptide--D-alanyl-D-alanine ligase, whose amino-acid sequence is MNMTLQQIASAMAASIEQSHDQPVCRVSIDSRAVRQGDLFFCIVGQKLDGHEFARQAVANGACAVVASAPLDLDVPVLLVRDTTSALGRLARVWREGTRARVIGVSGSAGKTTVKEMLAQVLSAAGRTAKNFRNLNNQIGLPLSILEMDGDEDFWVLELGISQPGDMDELGYILAPDAALLVNIGACHLEGLGSLSGVAEQKSILLDHVRKGGFACVNADYPELLQQSARRDPKLVTFSGAGARADYSCLRQENVEGSISYTVRVKGEELRCKVSHNVHIAENLAAVVAMAMELGLGMAAIESSLAEYSPVTQRFAQSRVGTWLFIDDTYNANPVSMARSIREAGRLGEGKRLVLVLGDMLELGADSSRAHRELGELIADTGASHCFFQGNHAQDVEAGLGGFTGVFKKVSGAEEVLQALSAVRCEQGVMLFKGSRGCKMEQYYSALERSWA
- the mraY gene encoding phospho-N-acetylmuramoyl-pentapeptide-transferase, which codes for MIYHLLYPLSDQVSMLNVFRYITFRSIYAMLTALILSIIIGPIFIRWLRKLKFGQYIKECGPDHQAKSGTPTMGGLLFGFCMLFSVFLWSDLSNKYIWLTVMVFLGFGAVGFVDDYIKVVRRHNDGLSPRIKLLGQLIVSVGAVSLLVSFPEYSTKLMVPFFKNFNPDLTWMYVPFGLFVMIGASNGVNLTDGLDGLAIGPAVVSAGCFALFVYVAGHVNLANYLQVSYIAGVGEVTVICGAMVGAGLGFLWFNAFPAQVFMGDVGSLSIGGTLGFIAILCKQELLLVIVGGLFVVETLSVILQVGYFKVSGGKRIFRMAPLHHHFEKKGIHESKIIIRFWILSLLLAVMALGTLKLR
- a CDS encoding penicillin-binding transpeptidase domain-containing protein — translated: MTKTGSKPPKDRSRGKILFAGVLFALALMGLWARAYYVQVVKGPEYAKMANRQYWASETVSGKRGEIFDRNGLLLAKSIATPSVYVRPNEIKDPWTVSQRLGSILGMSPKGLASKMGPKKRFVWVARKISDAQAEAIKAEMLPGVYLETENSRQYPQGHMAGQLLGFVNMDGHGIEGLEKSFNDLLLPSSTKYTVQKDAAGKRLSSLESGDRSSFNGQDLRLTLDSQVQLATEEALARSVIRAKGKSGMALVVEVPTGDILAWGHYPFFNPNAVKKIRGEWKNRMAVDIFEPGSTMKPIMVAAALQEKVCTPGKEYYCENGKWSVKGRRVKDTHKYENLTVSKIIRYSSNIGAAKIGLELGAAKLNRYLQDLGFGRRTGLPLPGESAGLLNPVSQWKDVELANISFGQGLAVTMLQLADAYLCIANDGVRLPLRLMHEADKPVQGTRVFDSNVAKMVMAMMEEVVQEDGTGTQARIEGVRVAGKTGTAQKASPTGGYGGDYVASFVAIFPADKPRYLVCMMVDEPKAGHYGGVLVAPEVRNIGVQLLNSSGMLAEPVDAMQMAKVSPDRFSAPVKRSEHISVDGEFMPDLQGATVREALEILVARGIVPSVKGQGVIIEKQKPLPGEKWPTDKKCQLWLTGQPG
- a CDS encoding UDP-N-acetylmuramoyl-L-alanyl-D-glutamate--2,6-diaminopimelate ligase, whose translation is MNQMNLDTVLEMLRGGTGLRTHSGAVTPGDVFVALSGTRVDGARFIDDAVARGARVVVHGEGVDVPRHEGVFCLAVQSPAQTLGVLALAAFGTQSHLPRIIGVTGTNGKTTTAHLIHFLLSRNGMATGLIGTVHCSWPGVQVSATMTTPDCLSLHEIIGRMVRDGVDNLVMEVSSHALDQERIAGLPMEVGVFSNLTQDHLDYHGDMQRYFEAKARLFLDGPASCAKGLVNVDDEYGRRLKEMRPDLLGFGLDSEDAGLRCRILAAGPWGMTLGLSHDGHAWELRTGLVGRHNAYNLLSAVGTGLLLGLTPAQCDCLSQAPGAPGRLERVPNERGLDIFIDYAHTPDALEKVSVALKSMGFKRLLTVFGCGGDRDASKRPLMGEAVARHADVAVVTSDNPRTEDPDSIIDQIEPGLAKARRVLREADRRKAIALALETMEPGDALLIAGKGHEDYQIIGTQKRHFSDFEVVRECLS